The genomic stretch CCTGGTCAAACACAATCCGCTCTACTGAGCTTGTGAGGTACGAAGTGTGATATTATGTTCTTAACATACATGCTAAAAATGCTTCCGTGCCACTGGGTCAATAACAAAGATTCCCAAGCGACAAAAATGCTCGCAATCGAGCTACCCCTGGGTCAAAATCGCAATATATGTCCATACAACTGCCTTGATCCCTACAGCTATGTTCCCGCGGACTGCCCTCTTCCAGTATGCACAGTTTGTGCAAACATAGCCAGTTTGGATGCAGAAATTTATGGGGTGCACGACCAACTTGGAGAGCTGTTAAAGGAGCGTAGGGTTAACGAACGGCAGGTCAATGTCGGCCACAACATATCTATCCATCGTTTTCCAGTCGACGTTATGGCCATCATATTCCATTTTTACGACTTGCTCAATGAACGCAAGCCGATGACGTCGCCTCTTGTACTCGGAGGCGTATGCGAAAGATGGAGAGATATTACGCTGCAGACGCCCCTATTATGGGATAGAGTTGTTGTTCTCCCGCCGAGAGACTCTACAGAGCTTGGTTTGGTTAAACTGTGGCTTGATCGCTCGGAAACAGTACCTCTTTCCTTAACGGTTCAGCATAAACACCCGAGTCCCACCCCTTGTCCCCCTTTTGAAGATCTTATCACGCTTCTCAGGCTACACTCTTCTCGTTGGACAACTCTTAAGCTCATCGCCCCTGCCTCGGTAATACATGCCTTACTTCACAATCTTGAGAATGTCCCAGATGTTATTCGCCTACGAATGGATATTCCGAGCAATGACAGAATGGAAAGCATCTCTATGCGAAAGCTATTACGGCCAAGGACATTTCATGCCAAAAAGACGTCTATCCAGCAAACCTTTTTGGCATGGGATAACCTCACGCGCTTGGACGTGGCCGCGATAAAGATGGACGAACTGGTCCATATAATTCGCTGCGGAAAACATTTGACAGAATGTACGGCCATGTATATTGCCAAACACGGACGGTCTTTTCCACTGCCCTCTGCGCCATTTGTTCACAAATCTTTGAAGTACGTCAAAACGACCTCCTCCTCTAACCTTTCAGACTTTTTGCGGTATCTTACTCTCCCGTCCCTGCGAAAGCTCCACTACGACTTTCTCTGGGAAAACGCATGGACGTCTGTTCCTGCGCTTAATGCATTCCTTGATCGTTCCTCGGCTTCTCCCGAGACCTTCAGCTTTACCTTCAGCCTAGAacctcaacatcatcaacaagTTGATTGGGTAACCTTGAGGGACCTTCCTAGGATCACACATATGGTACTCGATATCGAACACAACACTCGATTTGATATGACGACGGCCCTTTTTTCTAGACTCAGTGATACTGCAGACGTTTATCTCCCTCATCTTCGTGCGCTTAAAATCACTACGCCAACGATGTCACAAGAATCCTGGCGCCACTTTCATAAATTCCTCGGAGGGATACACAACAAACACGACGACCCCAATCATCCACGAAGTAACATTCACAATCCTTTCCCTATTGTCTCCGCTACATCCTCCCTTCCCAACACCATTACTCGAAAAGCTCAGAGACCATTGGAATCGGTAATAATTCACCTAAAAGACCGTTTTACCAGCGATATGGCGAGAATGATGGATCCCTATCTTCCGTATTTTCTTGACGTCGAAAAATTTGGGGTGAGCCTCAAATTGGTCGATTCTATGGACTTTGATATGCTTCACAGGCCACCGAAGGTCACTGCGAAAGGCTGATCTTAAATGCTGCATTTTCTTGTCGATTTCTTGTATGATATGCTGAAGATGTATTTATTATTCATATCCCTGCTAGCGCTTGTTCCAGTTTGTCCTTAGTTGTACTACTATTACCGACCACTATTACTTATGCCTCTCATTAGATTGAATGTATCATAATCTTCAATGGCTACCAAAAAACAAAGCCTTGTCACCTATTAAACAACACGCTTGTTTCGCAAGTAGGAGCTACGGGCTTGATTTACGCCAGATATACCATTGGTTCCCTAACACGATGGGCAcctaactgtcatgtggctatctaacatgttagctaggttgttgccataatattgtactacgttaattgtcatgtaattgtcatgttAACTGTTGGTtaactgtcatgttttttgagTCACACTCTGTCTTGTCACTCAAGACCATGGGGTCCAGTAGATACATATCCGGTTGACTTGGGGGAAAAATGAAAGGACATGTAGAGTGTATATATTAACACTGCACCACCTGGCCAATATTAAACACTAGGGGCATTGGCTTAAGAAAACAGTAATTTgtctgaatttttttgattgatCAAGTTGCAATTAAATTTCAAGATTTATTGACAATAAAATTCATGTGGTGCACATCATGGCGGTATTTGAATCCATCAATACCCATGCCGAACGGCCGTTCTCAAAGGTATTCCTATTcatatcaatttcttccaatATGGCGCGTACTCGCGCGTTAGAGAGACAGCATGCACCTACTAGATATCAGCAAAATAAGGACAAGAATCTCACTTCCTGGGAAAAAATGGCAATTTTCCTCATTAACGATGCAAAAACGGTCGACGAGCAAATAGTCGCAACCATGTTCTCACATCTCGCAAACTAAGATTGGAAATCACGTCGATTACAGGCTGAGAGGCTTTCTATAGATGGGTGTGATCGTTTACAGAATGCGCACCTTGCCAGGCATTGGAAAACATAGCTGAAAACGCGCGCAAAGAGGAGACGCGCCGCGAAATAAAGACGCGTTTCGACGCGTCAAAGCTCCTTGACTACGCCGTTGCTGCGGTCGGCATGTTGGCCGCTTTTAAGCTCATTCAAACTCAGAAAAGCACACCAACAGTATATACCACATGAATTTTACTACCAAGAACGTCAGCTAAACtgttccacatggttttaaaaattaaacaacatcgtaaaaaagagaattgaGTAGCACTATTGTCCCCAAGTCGACCGGTTATGTAACTGCCAGTTTGGGACTTGAAGACTATTCACGGTTCACAGAGACTTACTGGGTCTTGAGTGACAAGGTAGAGTGTGAcccaaaaaacatgacagttaacatgacaattacatgacaattaacatagtacaatattatggcaacaacctagctaacatgttagatagccacatgacagttaggTGCCCATCGTGTAAGTCCTTGGGTCGGTAACGGAAAAATATCACAGATAGACCGATACACCGGCCCATTCAATAAGAACTTTAGATACTGAGAATACGCTAGCTGGTGCTGACACTTCGTATAAATATTTCGAGCGGTGCTATACAAGTAGTGCGACGTTTAAAATCAACAGAGTTCACAATGATGTAGCCTAAGAATGAATCTTGGCAACGTGTCTTGGTTAAAACCGCCGAAAGTCAACAATTGGCGGCTTGGTTGCTTCTTCCTTTACTTCAACGACAACGTTCTTACTGACCAAATACTAACACGATGGACCACGGGGGACATGGCGGACACGACGGGCACGACATGCCCACCATGGCGCGATGCAAGATGAACATGCTCTGGTACGCCTAATTCCAGTTCTATTTACTAAGGTCGCAGCCAACAGCCATACCTGCACTTTGTTTAGGAACACCGATATCATCGACACCTGCATCGTCTTCAAGAGCTGGCACATACGCACATCTACCGGCTTCCTCCTTTCATGCCTTGCCATCGTCGCGTTGGGTGTTCTGTACGAGTACCTTCGCGGCGTCCAACGGGATCTCGACAAGCGCATTGCGCTGTCGCTCGCTGCGGGCAAGGCAaaagggagggagaggagcaGGACCAGGGACGGAGATTCAGGGCAGTCGGAAGGTAATGTCGCTACGCTTGTCGATGTCGAGGAGGTCGATTCGGAGGAGGCGGGGTTGCTGACTGGTCGACGGGCACTGAAATCGTCTCTTACAGGGTGAGTCCGACTCTATTGGCTTATTTGGTGTTGTGCATGCCCCGTTCCATCTGTCTTGGGCTCTCGGAGCACAAGGCATGAACTCGAACCTGAATTGAACGCTTTTCTAACTGCGCATTGATCTCCAGCACCCCAGTGCCGCCTGTGTCGCGCGCCCTCCGTGCTGCCGTATACGGAGCGACGGTGTTCCTCAGCTTCTTCCTCATGCTGGTGTTCATGACATACAATGTACGCAatatttctcttcctcttttttacTCTTTCATCATAACGATGTTCTTCCTTTCGATCATCCTAAAACGCTCTGCACTGCTCTACCATCGCCTATCACCGATGCCCAAATGGAATGACTTTCGATTTTCCGACCTCGAAATGTGTCACCACAGGCCTATCTAATTTTCGCCACCGTCCTCGGTGCTGCGCTCGGTCACTACATCTTCGGCGCAACGATCAACGTTGACGCCATCCTCTCGGAGTCGAGTGGTGGAAAGGGAATGGCATGCCATTAATACCAGCGGTTCCGATGACTGACTCAGGATTTACCATCCTCGACTCTTTGCCGAACGATCCATGGCCAACGGATTTTTTTGGAATTAGGCTCGCTACTTTCGGTCTATGCAATGCGTTGTGTCGTTGTGTCGGTGACTCCCGCTCTGCGGGGATCCCTGGGCCAACGTTAAATTTCTCTGGATCTCTGATTTTCTTGTTGGATCTATCTATCAGCTTGCTTATATACCTTCCTCTTGTTTGCTTGCTGTTTGCCTGCTTTCTTGCGTCGATTCATTGATCCTGTTGCCATAAGTGCGTGTGTATGACCCGTTGAGCATCTATCATTTACCTGTACGTTCGAATTCTCATCAAGATTAGACATCACATCGCATCTTCGCAAGACAAACAAACAATTTATGGCATGAATCCATGAATTATACTCTGACTCTGTTGATGATTTTCTGGCAACCATGGACAATATCTACCAGGCTTTTGACTTTCCATGGCCACGATTGAGGGTCACTGGTGCAAACATTGAAGGCCTGAAGGCCATATCACGTTAATACAACGTTCATTTGTGTGTTGGACGCATTCTTTCCGTTTGTTCTACAGGTTCTACAACGTTGTTTCATTACAGGTACGAACGCTGCGATAAATGTAGCAAAATAACTGGAGGCCGTCTGCCAATTTTCATTTAGACCTCTCGATATGCTCCCAGGAATAGAACCTTCCTGAATTGTATCAGAAAGGCCGCGGATCGCCAACTATTTGAACACTGATCCAGGTTTTCAATGTCCTCTCATACTGTGATGGGGTCGTCAAAATGACACGAGTTTGACATTCAGCACAAACACGCTCCTATGGTACGCAACATGCCATAGAGCGACCAACTACAGGACACGAGGATAATGACTTATATGCCTTTGGGATGCCCGCAAACACAAGCTCAACAGTTTCTTTACATCTCTTTCCACTACCGCACGTTTGATTGACATGGCGAAAATACTTGCTTGGCTATCTGGAAAGCAGTCAGAGCATGCTGATGAAGCAAGCTCAGCTGACGGAGGATCGGTATGTCTATTTGACTACTACAGAATAGGTATCATTTATAGCTAACTTTCATAATTTTGGACAATAGGGCGAGAACGATGTCGTTCCTGGGGTTGAAGAGTATTTATTGGATGCAGGGATGGCAACTATTACAACTTTACAGACTCTTTCTGCACTTGCTCCGCCGCTCTCTGTCGTCTCGCCGGTCCTTGAACTAGCCGTGCGCATTGTCCGGACCTGTGAAGTATGGATGGACGATTTAAATATACTTTAAATAACCAAACTCACTGTACACCCGCAGACGATCTCGCAAATCAAGGGCGAGATAGAACAACTTCAACGACGCGTCTGTTCTCTGGGTGTCTTGGTTGTCAACAAAtcgcaacagcaacagcaactaCCATCCAATGGCGGTAGCGATCCAGATTTTGATGAAACCATCAAAACTCTTCAGTCGTAAGCTCTGAGTGACAATCTGCGCAAATATGCTTGGTACTGACTGTCTCCTAGTACTCTCAACAGTGTTGTCAAAGATTTGGAGACAATAAAACGACAGAACAAATGGCTCCTGATTATATGGCCAGACCTCAATAGGGGCAAAGTAGTAAAACGTATGGGGGACTTGGATTACGCTCTCCAAACCTACTTTGTAcgtggttttttttttcttcactgCAAGTCGGATGTTATTTACGATAATTTATAGGTGTCCCACAACGTTCGCGTTGCAGAGGTTCTCACGAGTTTGCGGTCAACGATGAATCGCGTTGATGAAAACGTTATTATAATGAAAGACCAGGTCCAGCGCCTGATGGATTGTACACAAACACAGCAACCGCACTGCTCAGAAAGCACTGGCAAAGACGATATCCCCACCAACTTTGACACTTTTTATGGTCGGGTAGATGATGTTGCCACCATTGTGCAATGCCTCACGGATCAGCACAATGGTAATGACTCCAGGCAACATGTCTGGATCAATGGTCCTCCTGGGATAGGAAAGACGTCCCTGGCGCTGGAGTTGATCCGTCATCCTGCGGTAGTGAAAACCTTTGGCAAATATCGATTTTGGGTGCCATGCACGAAGGTTATGTCTCACCAACACTTCATACGTATTCTTTACACTCAGCTGTCGATCACTGCGCGGTCATACGACGGTCTCGAGACgctgatcgacgagctgaGCGCGACGAACGACCGAAGATTGGTACTGCTGGATCACTTCGAAACCGTATGGGATTTGGACGGCGTCGACGAAAGCCAAAGCCGCGTGCAGGGTATCCTGTCTCGGCTTGCAAGTTTGCCAAACGTAACGTTGCTTGTCACCATCACTTCGTCCCAGCCGCCCCCCAAGCATCCGCGATTCCAATGGCTGGATACGAAGCTCGACGTCCTTGACTCGGAATTCGCCGTCGAGGTTTTTAACTTCCACTATGAAGGACAAAATCGGGAAGAAGTCAAGAGCCTCCTGGACAAGGTCGACCGTATCCCCTTGCTTATCAAACTTATGGCCATCGATGCACGCAATTCGAAAATGTCGATTGCAGACCTAGCAGAAGAGCAGGGTAATGGTCGCTCGACATCCATGGATAATAGGATCAAGTCCTCCTTTGATGTCATTTTGCGCGACTCGAATCCCGAAGTTTTGGAGCTCTTCGCTGTGCTGTCAATGCTCCCCGCAGGTACAACGTTCGACAGACTGGGTAAAATATGGGCTCCAACCAGGACCGATCCAACAACAGGGCAACAAAAAACTATCGCAACAAGCTCCAACGTCTCCTCTTTACAATCATCAGCCTTCCTGGTAAATCTAAAGGCGACAGACAAGAGCGAAAGCAACAAGCTGTTGTTATTCGCCATCTTTCGCAAATACATCCGGCAACACAATATGGTCTCGCGCGAGGTGAAACGGCACGTCCTGGACGCATGCTACGAGTACGTAACCAAACGCCGGTCTCATCCAGACGACGCGCATTTCAAATCATACATATCCGAGCTCGCAAGCGAAGAGGACAACATCATCTGCCTGCTCCAAGAAACGGACTCCAGCGCGCCGGACCCCAAGCGCCGCGCACAGGCGCTCGTCGGATTCAGCTACTACCTCTCCAAGAAAAAACAGAGCGTCGAGTGCGCACGGGTCGCCAGGGACGCGGCGCACGCTGCGAAAGACGATCGCAGCCTCGCGCAGGCGCTGGTGCTCCTCGGGAAGCTGTGCCACCGCGTGGCGAAGTACGACGAGGCGTGTGAGCACTTTGTCGGTGCACAGAGCATTTTCGCGGACAAGCTGGGCGATAAGGCGCATGCGGCCGAGTGCTTGCTTGATCTTGTGCGAACGTGGCGGTACATGGAAAAAGGCACGAAAAGTATCAGtgagatgaagaaaatcACGGAGAAGGCTAATAAGATGTTGACCTCTACCAAGCCGAAGCCGAACTCCAAGGAAGCAAAGAAGGGCGCTGGACAGAGCAAAGACGGTACCGACGAGGTGAATCGCTATCGCTATAACGTCGCCCGCGGGAAACTAGGACTGGGCCGGCACTACCTGTACACTCAAGACTGGCAAAAGGCCAAGGTGTTCTTCGAGGACGCGCTCGCCGTCTTCCAAGAACTCAACAACAGCGGCAGCACATCCGAGTGTCTCCACAACCTCGCAAAGATCGAAGCCACATCAAAAGCAAACTACCAGCGCGCCATCGAGCTAGCTCGGCAGGCGCTCGTCGCCGCGGACGAGTCCGGGGAAGATACACTCGTCACCTACGCCTTTGAGCTGCTCGCGTGCTACTACCTGATAACGCGGGACTACAAAAGCGCCACGGACGTTCTGCTCGAAAGCATCCCGAAGACGATCTCGCTGGGTGACCTGCTCATCATCTCGCGGGTCAACGAACAGCTCGCGTATCTGTATGCTGCTGTAGCCCAGAGAGATAAGGCGGTCAAGTGTTATGACGAGTCGCGTGTAGGGTTTGGTAAGATCCAGGGTACGCCTGGAGGAAGGGCAGGTCGCGCTCGATGCGAGCGGAACCTTGAGGTTCTCCGGCGCGAGCCATTCCACTTTGAACAAATCGAATTGAATCGCTTCTGAGCCACCGTTTGTGCTACCATCCAGCCGCCCTGCCCcccaactttttttttttcatttcattcatgCCAGTAAACCTGACAGATCCGACATCTACTGGTACCTGTAACATCATGGAGTTGAACTTCTGCATTCTGCAAGCATTTTATTTACAACTTTTCACCTAGATAGCCTACAATAAAATAATTAATTTAACACTAACCATCCAATCCATTCATTCTCCAGTCATGTctttgaaaaaattgaaatctGGCGCGACCGGTGTGTAGGTGTAGCAACAGACTAACAGACTAACAGTACAACCCTACAACCCTACAGCCCTATAATTATAAAATTGTGCCAAGTTAGTAGCTAGTAGCTAGTGCCCTTCCGACGCACACCCGTCTTTGTCACAAAGCGGTAAAGCGGCAAAGCGAAAAAAACAGGCGCAAAGCGGGAAAAAAACAGGCGTAAAGCTGTAAAACCGTAAAAGCAGGCAAAAGGGACAACACCAATACtaatcccaatcccaataccaataccaataccaatacTACGACGAATACTAAACACACATCCACACGAACAACCCTAAAAGTTCGAACAcaactactactactagtacaaacaaaaacaagcaCAATTAcgaacacaaacacaaacacaaataaaaacacaaacacaaataaaaacacaaacacaaataaaaacacaaacacaaatatAGCGTACTAGCAGTCTGGCACAATCGCTGCTCGGCTTTCATTTCGCAATTTCGCATTGTCGCATTTCGCATTTCGCATTTTCCCAATTTCGCAATTTCACATTTCGCAATTTCGCATTTCGATCTGGCAcaccattcccattcccaatcACATCAATCCATATGTCATGCGCATGAAAGTACAGTACAGTAtaaccacaaccacaaacCACAAATCAAGTACACACCCATCCTCCTttcccttcctcctttccCCTCCTCCGTTCCCAttcccctcctcctttcCGCCTTTCCTCTCATAAAAACTGCCACCCCTCACGCTCAAGCACCCGGCACCCCCTcatcctccttcttcgccAGCCCCTCCCGCTCCAACAACGCATCGATCTCAGCGGGCCTATATATCTTTGCGCGCGGCTGCTTCGTCGTCGGATCTAGTGTGAGCACTGCGAATTCCACTGTGtgttgtgttttttggtTGTTGTagttgtgattgtgattgtatTTTGTGTTGCGGTTGGGTAGTAAGAGGTGAGATGGGGTGGGTGTGGTGCGGTGAGGAGAATAAAAAGggggaaaaaaaaaggaaaaaaggagGTCAGTAATGAATTCAAATTATCAAGGAACAGAAAGAGTAGCAGAAACCAGAAACGAAGGAAGCACGGAATCGAGTAGGGAGTAGATAAGCGAGTAAGAGCAAGGAGATTCAAAAAATAAGAACCCCTTTTCTTCCACCCAAATaaaaaaccacaaaaaaaaaaaaacccaaacacTCACATTTCTCACTACTCAAACTCGTACTATCCATAGTCTTCCCCATAGTCCTCAACACCAAGCCCACCGCCTCCTTGACCTCAATCCCATCTTTATACTCCTGCTTCAGCAAACTCTGCGCCGTACCGTTATTCGCGCCTATACAGGTGGCTTTCCACCCAGAGTAGTTGCCTGAGGGATCGGAGTGGTACAGTTGGAAGTTGTAGTGGGGGTCGTAGCCTGCGTAGAGGAGGGAGACGCCGAAGGGTCGGAGACCTGTGTATATGTGTGTGTATATGCGTATATATGCGCGGGGGCGGGCGTAGGCAAGTTAGATCTTTGTGTTTTCATAAAAAAGCGACAAGAGACACGCACCGCCAAATTGCGTATACCCCTGCTTCATATCACACAACCTCTGCGCGAGGAGCTCGACGGGGATATCCTCATTATACTGCAAAAGGTGCTGTTGGGCTGCTGAGCGCGCGTAGTTGACGAGCGAGTTGGCGTCGGCGGTGAGCCCTGCGACGCCGCCTATTACGTTGCTGTTTTATtttgagaagaaggaggagggatGGAGGAAGGGGCAGAGgaaggagggaggagagTAGGTGGATGAGgggcagagggaggagggagagtCAGAATCAGCGCGTTCGGCAAATATCATATAAatatagaaaaagaaggaaagggatgggatgggatggtgTCGAGAATCGAGATGAAGATCGAATACAGATCTATCGATGCTGGTCGGACCGAACCAAGCAtcgcaaagcaaagcaaagcaaagaaaaacagaaagagagtaagaaagaaagaaagacagAAAGAAGAGGGTAGGACAGATGGGTTGAGCAACCCAACCAACACACGATCAAGTCGAATCGAATCAAGAATCAAAATCGTCTCAACCCAACCCTgccaacccaccaacccaaacccaaacacacccacacccacaacCACCCAAAAACACCCAAAACCACCCAAAACCACAacacaaaaaccaaaaaacccAACCCACCTATTCAACAAATAAATCTTCTCTCCACTACCCCCATACCCGCCCTCCTTCGCACTAGACAAATCGAGGAGTTTGCCCGTAACTTTTTTCTCAGCGGCGAGGACGACGCCGTCTTTGGCGAGCACGCCGAGGACGGTGCCGGCGTGTGAGATTGCTTCCATTGCGTATTCGActggtgtgtgtgtgtgggtgggtgggtcGGGGTTATTGTtgaaagttgaagttgagattgagattgcGATTGCGATTGAAAttgggaggaagaggaaacagAGAATGGGAAGAGAAGGGACAGGGAAGATGAGGATCAAGGTATCACACTATTACAAAAAGCACTGACTTTGGTATAGACGGCCTACACACCCATCGCATTCGCATTAGTATCACCCACAACTTGAAGCTCAGACGAACAAACGCACCTTCAGGCGAGAAGATCGTCGTGCGGCCTACACAAAGGTAATTGTAAATGTCCCGTTCACCTCCCGCTTGCTCAATGTACAGCTAAATGGGAGTTGTGCTCACTGTCGTATCGTCTAGCCTGTATCATAATGCGATCTCATCAGTACGGGTATCATCACATATCGTACACCCCAAGACCAGGTGTAAGAGTAAGAGTAAGATTAACACACACCATTGTCAGAAAATAGGAATGAGGAACGAGAGAGGATAAGGATATAGATGAAAGAAGGAGGAGTAGGTGAACGATCACTGACGCGTCCCTCACCCAGAACGCACACGCGTCGCATCTCGGCATTTCCCGTGTCCAATCAGAATTCAGCTATCGATATAGACCCCCGACTAAAAATAAGTAAGCTTGAAGATAATACtgtattcaatattcaatattcagtCGTTCGTTTATACATACGTTCCAAAAGTCCAAATCTAAATAACATCTAACATCTCTaaaattcaatattcaatattcacaCCTCACACATCCTTCACATCCAACCCCCTCTCAACCTCCTCCAAATACCTCACAaaccccctccccctcccctccttcccctcccccggCACCACCCCCCTCAACCCACGCAGCGCCTCCCTAACCTGCTCCCCCGTCCCCCTCTCCAaatccaccaccaccacccccggCTCCCCAGCCGGATCCTCCAGCGTGCGCAACTGCGACGCCAGCATCGGCGCTTTCATAAAGTGCCCCGGCCGCTTCTCCATCCGCTCCAGGAGCAGCGCGGGCGAGCCGGAGATGTGGACGAAGTATGTTTGGATTTCTGCGTGcgtgggggtgggggtgggggcagagagagaggaaggagaggatAAGGGCCGTTTACCACGCAGAATATCGCGGTAGTACGCTTTCAGCGCCGAACAACTAACCACCACACCTCTACACCCTTTCCCCTTCTCACCCTCCACCAAAACCCTCACCCCCTCCGCCCTCACCCTGGCCAACCACGGCTCGCGATCCCCATCTCCCAACGGCACGCCCGCGCTCATCTTCTCCACGTTCGCGCGCGGGTGCAGGTCGTCGCCTTCGATGTGCGCGAATGAGAGCGTGTGTGCGAGGGCGTGCGAAAGGGTGGATTTGCCCGTGCCTGATACGCCCTGGTGTTGGGGTGGGGGGGTGCGGGTTGGGGTGCGGGTGGGgtaaggcaaaggcaaagcagAAggcagaaagaaagaagaaatgtATGCATTAGTACATACCATATCCCACCATAACCATAACTGTAGCCCTGTAAAACAGACATACCATCACAATAATAAGCaccttttcctcctcttcctctctctctttaCCCgcttcatcgacatcgacatcaacatcgacctccccctgcccctgccccgCACTCCCAACCGCATCATCCAAAGCACACGACTCTACCTCCCTCCCCGCCTCTGCATCTACCTCCATCTGTCTCCCAGCATCCGACTCGAGCTCCATATGCACCATATCTCAGATTCTGTATAGTACAACTCCCAAAGTTCGTTGGTATCGAGACGAACGAATGGACGGacgaacgagaacgagaacgagcgaacgaacgaacgaacgaacgaacggACGAACGAACGAGATAAACACTTATACAgctaaaagaaaaaaagggaagCACAGAACTGAGAAGagagcaagagagagaaattCTACCGTCTTCATCCCGCTCATCCACTTCCGTATTCCGTattccatttccatcttGCTCCCCTCGGA from Psilocybe cubensis strain MGC-MH-2018 chromosome 2, whole genome shotgun sequence encodes the following:
- a CDS encoding Copper transport protein ctr6 translates to MDHGGHGGHDGHDMPTMARCKMNMLWNTDIIDTCIVFKSWHIRTSTGFLLSCLAIVALGVLYEYLRGVQRDLDKRIALSLAAGKAKGRERSRTRDGDSGQSEGNVATLVDVEEVDSEEAGLLTGRRALKSSLTGTPVPPVSRALRAAVYGATVFLSFFLMLVFMTYNAYLIFATVLGAALGHYIFGATINVDAILSESSGGKGMACH
- a CDS encoding Proteasome subunit alpha type-4-2; translation: MEAISHAGTVLGVLAKDGVVLAAEKKVTGKLLDLSSAKEGGYGGSGEKIYLLNSNVIGGVAGLTADANSLVNYARSAAQQHLLQYNEDIPVELLAQRLCDMKQGYTQFGGLRPFGVSLLYAGYDPHYNFQLYHSDPSGNYSGWKATCIGANNGTAQSLLKQEYKDGIEVKEAVGLVLRTMGKTMDSTSLSSEKLEFAVLTLDPTTKQPRAKIYRPAEIDALLEREGLAKKEDEGVPGA
- a CDS encoding putative gluconokinase, coding for MVHMELESDAGRQMEVDAEAGREVESCALDDAVGSAGQGQGEVDVDVDVDEAGKEREEEEEKVLIIVMLWLWWDMGVSGTGKSTLSHALAHTLSFAHIEGDDLHPRANVEKMSAGVPLGDGDREPWLARVRAEGVRVLVEGEKGKGCRGVVVSCSALKAYYRDILRGKRPLSSPSSLSAPTPTPTHAEIQTYFVHISGSPALLLERMEKRPGHFMKAPMLASQLRTLEDPAGEPGVVVVDLERGTGEQVREALRGLRGVVPGEGKEGRGRGFVRYLEEVERGLDVKDV